The stretch of DNA GCGCGCACCATGCCACGCACGTAGGGCCGGGAGGCGTCGCCTTCCAGCCCATGCGACACAATTGCCAACGCATCAGAAGCTTCTCCGGCTGGCAACCGAGACCAATCAAGATCTAGAAAATCACCGTCGGTGGTTTCTATTCGCTCCCGTTGGTAGCGCACATCCGGCACCGTACGCCACAAGCTGGGTACAATAGTCTGCAGATGGCCATTAAACAGGTAGAAGGGAGGGTGGTAGGGCGAGGCAGCGACGAGAGGCATAGTAAACGGGCAAAAAATGAAGGGCGTCGTCAGATAAAGTAATATACGGCAAAAAAGTAGGCATGCATACAAATCAGGCAGGCAATTACGAGGTATACTTTAACATTATCTGAGTGCTGGCAAATAGGATATTGTGAGGTTGAGGCCGAAACTCGAAGCGTGAAATTATTGGGCTTTATTAGCTCAACAGTATCGGTAAGGCAATGCTAGTGTAGTCTAACTAGAAGAGAAGGGTTCATCGTTTTTTTATAAAATCCGTATACGGGTTCTCAGTTCAACCTCTCTACACTATGAAGACAACAAAAGTATTTCCACAATTTCTTGTTGCCAGTGCCCTGCTATTTAGCACGGGCTGTGCCACCTCAAACACCGGTACCAGCACCAGCGCTGGCACAACATCGGGGAGCTCGGTTGGCACGGGCATGAGTACCAACGGCGTTACGGGCACGGCCGATACCGGTGCCACGCTGGGCACTAACAACCCTGGTACTGATATGCGTTCATCCAGCTCGTACCCAGGGGTAGCTCCCACCGGAGGAACCACCTCAACCGATATGGCCGCTTTCATGGGCACGTTTGCCACGATGAAAGACCCTGTATTCCTGATGACAGCCGCCAGCAGCAACCTACTGGAAATTCAGCTGGGCCAGTTGGCTGCCCAACGAGCCTCCAACGCTGAAGTAAAGCGCTACGGTCAGATGATGGTAGACCATCACACCAAAGCCACTCAGCAACTGAAAAGTGTTGCTATACCCCTCGGTGTTGACTTACCCCAAACCATGATGCCCATTCACCAAGCAATAGCCGATAAGGTAATGGCAAAGTCAGGCAAAGAGTTTGATGAGGCCTACATGGATGCCATGGAAACGGCCCATAAGATGGACGTAGCCATGTTTGAGGTAAAAGAGAAAGCCGCTGATACGCCCACCGTAAAATCATTTGCTTCTCAGACGCTGCCTCTGCTCCGCTCACATGAGACCATGGCCAACGAAATAGAAAAGAAGGTTGATTAAGACCTTCAAAAATAAGCTCTAGGCCAGTTGCGCCTACATAACACTGCCCGCTTGCACTAGCGCAAGCGGGCAGTGTTATGTAGGCGGTAGGTATCAGCACAGTGCTTTGTGCTGACAGAGCCTATGAAAATACGGCACTTGGCGTTGGGGCTTGAGTAGTAAGTAGAACCTACTACTGTCTTGCTATAGAGTATTGCCGGCCTTACTGTTTGTGGGGTTGTCTGCCAGGGGGCTCAGCTAGCTGTTCTGCGCGATAAATGCTATACCCATCCGGGATAAGGGTTTGCTATTTCAAACCAAACCCTTACCTTTGCCAACCCAATTGAATTGATTTCGAGCAGAAGACCATTTTTCTTAACCCATGGCAAATCATAAGTCGGCCCTGAAGCGCATCCGCTCCAATGAAGCGAAGCGCGTGCTGAACCGTTACCAGGCTAAATCCACTCGCACCGCTATCAAGAAGCTGCGTGCTACCACTGATGCTTCGGCTGCACAAGAGTTGCTGCAGAAAGTATCATCGATGTTGGACCGTCTGGCCAAGAAGAACATCATTCACAAGAACAAAGCCGCTAACAACAAGTCGAAGTTGGCTAAGTTCGTGAAGACGCTGGCTGCCTAAACGGCAAAACTGGCGTTTCTGCTCTTTTATAGAAAAAGCTCCGTGCTGCAGCGCGGAGCTTTTTCGCGTATAGGGTGGCCTAGAAACCACAAAGCTGGTCAAGCTGGTCAAGAGCTAGTGCTTTGCCGGCGGCAGAAGCATAAAAAAGCCCGACCGTTTTTGGTCGGGCTTTTTTTAACGCTGTAGCGGAGGCGCTAGGCCACGCTTACTTTCACCATGTTGGTTTTGCCCTTTTCGTTGATCGGCATAGAAGCAGTGTTGATAAACACGTCGCCCTTCTGCAGGTGTCCGGAGGCCGTTAGGGCGTACTTGATATCCGATACGGTGCCATCGGTGCTGATCATGCGGTCATAATAGAAACCACGCACACCCCAAATCAGACTTAGGGTAGTCAGAAGGGAACGGTTATCAGTGAAGATAAAGATGTTCGCCTTGGGCCGATACTTGGCAATTTGGAAGGCGGTGTAGCCGCGGTGCGTCATGCCGGTAATGGCTTTGGCGCCGGTATTCTTGGCTAAGTGGCAAGCCGCCGACAGCACGCTATCCACCATGAAGGTTTGCGAGGTGGGGTCGATGGGGAACCAGTGGTTATAAAGGCTCGGCATGCGCGTTTCCACGCTCATGATAGTGGCCACCATTGAGCGGATAACTTCGGCGGGGTAGGCACCCACGGCCGTTTCGGCCGACAGCATTACGGCATCGGCTCCGTCAATCACGGCGTTGGCTACGTCGCTGGTTTCGGCGCGAGTAGGGCGGGGGGCCGTAATCATGCTTTCCATCATCTGGGTAGCCACAATAACCGGTTTACCGGCCTTGTTGCACTTTTCTACAATCAGCTTCTGGGCCATCGGCACCTCTTCCATCTTCACCTCCACACCCAGGTCGCCGCGGGCTACCATTACGGCATCGGTGAGGGCAATGATTTCATCGAGGTTTTTAAGGCCTTCGGGGGTTTCAATCTTGGCAATTACTTTGGCAGTCTTGCCACTCTCGGCAATCAGGCTCTTAATGAAGCGGATGTCTTCGGCGCGGCGAGCAAACGAGAGGGCAATCCAGTCTACATCGTTCTCTAAGCCAAACTTCAGGTCCTCAATATCCTTCTCCGTCATTGACGGCGCCGACACTTCTGAATCGGGCAAATTGATGCCCTTGCGGGGCTTCACAGTACCGCCGTAGATAACTTCAACGTCAACCTCCTTGTCGCGGTCAGTGGCCAGCACGCGTAGCTCAATTTTGCCGTCGTCGATCAGGATCATGTCGCCGGCCTTCACGTCGCGGGCCAGGCCTAGGTAGATAGTGCTTAGGCGGGTGGCAGTAGTAATTTCTTTCTCGCCGCAAACCAGCTTAATCCGGTCGCCGGCCTTAATTTCTACGGCCCCGCCTTCTACTTCACCCAGCCTGATTTTTGGGCCCTGCAGGTCCTGGAGCAGGCCTACGTGGGTGCGCATATCTTTATTCAGGCGGCGCACTGTGTTGATCACCGAGAGATGGTCTTCGTGGCTGCCGTGGGAGAAATTCAGGCGAAAGACATCCACTCCCTCGCGGATGAGCATACCCAGCTTTTCGTACGTATTGGAAGCGGGGCCAACAGTGGCCACAATTTTTGTTCTATTGAAATGCGGACGAGGTTCCATGCAGTGAGGTATGGGCTGTTTAAAAATGGTGTGATGTCAATTCCGTAGCTGGCAGCCGCGCAACAAAGGACCTTCTTACGCAAGCCAGGACGCAGAAACAGAGGCTCTGTTGCCGGTGTGGCAGACGTAAGAAGGTCCTTCGCCGCGCGTGCGCTAGGTAGGAAATGGACGCAATGGAAGCTCAAAAGAGCAGATTTTCTTTGAATTTTAGATCATTCGGATCCAATTGGCTGACGAGTTGCACCTCCGGCAGGGCCGCCAGGCACGAGAGCAACGCCTCCGGAGCTAAGGTTCCGGTCCCGTTACTGACCTGGAGTAAATAATCATACTCTTTTATATCGGGAGCTAGAAAAGGTTTCTTCAGGGGCGAGGGATCAACGGAGCGGTTGCGCAACAAGCGTAGGGTATAGTGCTCTGTAGCATGAAGGTAGTTGCTGATAACGAGGCGGCCACGCGTAAGCAAATCGTAAATCAGATCCTGCTGTTTTACCAGGCGCAGGTGCAGCAGGC from Hymenobacter taeanensis encodes:
- a CDS encoding DUF4142 domain-containing protein, coding for MKTTKVFPQFLVASALLFSTGCATSNTGTSTSAGTTSGSSVGTGMSTNGVTGTADTGATLGTNNPGTDMRSSSSYPGVAPTGGTTSTDMAAFMGTFATMKDPVFLMTAASSNLLEIQLGQLAAQRASNAEVKRYGQMMVDHHTKATQQLKSVAIPLGVDLPQTMMPIHQAIADKVMAKSGKEFDEAYMDAMETAHKMDVAMFEVKEKAADTPTVKSFASQTLPLLRSHETMANEIEKKVD
- the rpsT gene encoding 30S ribosomal protein S20, which produces MANHKSALKRIRSNEAKRVLNRYQAKSTRTAIKKLRATTDASAAQELLQKVSSMLDRLAKKNIIHKNKAANNKSKLAKFVKTLAA
- the pyk gene encoding pyruvate kinase; this translates as MEPRPHFNRTKIVATVGPASNTYEKLGMLIREGVDVFRLNFSHGSHEDHLSVINTVRRLNKDMRTHVGLLQDLQGPKIRLGEVEGGAVEIKAGDRIKLVCGEKEITTATRLSTIYLGLARDVKAGDMILIDDGKIELRVLATDRDKEVDVEVIYGGTVKPRKGINLPDSEVSAPSMTEKDIEDLKFGLENDVDWIALSFARRAEDIRFIKSLIAESGKTAKVIAKIETPEGLKNLDEIIALTDAVMVARGDLGVEVKMEEVPMAQKLIVEKCNKAGKPVIVATQMMESMITAPRPTRAETSDVANAVIDGADAVMLSAETAVGAYPAEVIRSMVATIMSVETRMPSLYNHWFPIDPTSQTFMVDSVLSAACHLAKNTGAKAITGMTHRGYTAFQIAKYRPKANIFIFTDNRSLLTTLSLIWGVRGFYYDRMISTDGTVSDIKYALTASGHLQKGDVFINTASMPINEKGKTNMVKVSVA
- a CDS encoding IPExxxVDY family protein; protein product: MKTLTLDVEYTCDFDLFGLVSSSREHTLAWTLNRLLHLRLVKQQDLIYDLLTRGRLVISNYLHATEHYTLRLLRNRSVDPSPLKKPFLAPDIKEYDYLLQVSNGTGTLAPEALLSCLAALPEVQLVSQLDPNDLKFKENLLF